The following coding sequences lie in one Desmodus rotundus isolate HL8 chromosome 1, HLdesRot8A.1, whole genome shotgun sequence genomic window:
- the ERCC8 gene encoding DNA excision repair protein ERCC-8 isoform X2, translating to MLGFLLARQAGLEDPLRLRRVESTRRNHPDVHKYSVETVQWYPHDTGMFTSSSFDKTLKVWDTNTLQIADVFNFEETVYSHHMSPVATKHSLVAVGTRGPKVQLCDLKSGSCCHILQGHRQEVLAVSWSPRYEYILATASADSRVKLWDVRRASGCLITLDQHNGKNSQAVESANTAHNGKVNGLCFTSDGLHLLTVGTDNRMRLWNSSNGENTLVNYGKVYNDSRKGLKFAVSCGCSSEFVFVPYGSTIAVYTIYSGEQITMLKGHYKSVDCCVFQSNFQELYSGSRDCNILAWVPSLYEPVPDDDESTSKSQVNQAFEDAWSSSDEEG from the exons AAATCATCCTGATGTTCACAAATACAGTGTGGAGACTGTACAGTGGTATCCTCATGACACTGGCATGTTCACATCAAGTTCATTTGATAAAACTCTGAAAGTATGGGATACAAATACCTTACAA ATTGCAGAtgtatttaattttgaagaaacAGTTTATAGTCATCATATGTCTCCAGTCGCCACCAAGCACTCTTTGGTAGCAG ttGGTACTAGAGGGCCCAAAGTACAACTTTGTGACTTAAAGTCTGGATCCTGTTGCCACATTCTACagg GTCACAGACAAGAAGTATTGGCAGTTTCCTGGTCACCACGTTATGAATATATCTTGGCAACTGCAAG tGCCGACAGTAGAGTAAAATTATGGGATGTGAGGAGAGCATCAGGATGTCTGATTACTCTTGATCAGCATAATGGGAAAAACTCACAAGCTGTTGAATCAG CAAACACTGCTCATAATGGGAAAGTTAATGGCTTGTGTTTTACAAGTGATGGGCTTCACCTCCTCACTGTTGGTACAGATAATCGAATGAGGCTCTGGAATAGTTCCAATGGAGAGAACACACTa GTGAATTATGGAAAAGTTTATAATGACAGTAGAAAAGGATTGAAATTCGCTGTCTCCTGTGGCTGCAGTTCAGAATTTGTTTTTGTGCCATATGGTAGCACCATTGCTGTTTATACAATTTACTCAGGAGAACAGATAACTATGCTTAAGGGACATTATAAGAGTGTTGACTGCTGTGTATTTCAATCTAATTTCCAG GAACTTTATAGTGGCAGCAGAGACTGCAATATTCTTGCTTGGGTACCATCCTTATATGAACCAGTTCCTGATGATGATGAG AGTACAAGCAAATCACAGGTAAATCAAGCATTCGAAGATGCCTGGAGCAGCAGTGATGAAGAAGGATGA
- the ERCC8 gene encoding DNA excision repair protein ERCC-8 isoform X3 translates to MFTSSSFDKTLKVWDTNTLQIADVFNFEETVYSHHMSPVATKHSLVAVGTRGPKVQLCDLKSGSCCHILQGHRQEVLAVSWSPRYEYILATASADSRVKLWDVRRASGCLITLDQHNGKNSQAVESANTAHNGKVNGLCFTSDGLHLLTVGTDNRMRLWNSSNGENTLVNYGKVYNDSRKGLKFAVSCGCSSEFVFVPYGSTIAVYTIYSGEQITMLKGHYKSVDCCVFQSNFQELYSGSRDCNILAWVPSLYEPVPDDDESTSKSQVNQAFEDAWSSSDEEG, encoded by the exons ATGTTCACATCAAGTTCATTTGATAAAACTCTGAAAGTATGGGATACAAATACCTTACAA ATTGCAGAtgtatttaattttgaagaaacAGTTTATAGTCATCATATGTCTCCAGTCGCCACCAAGCACTCTTTGGTAGCAG ttGGTACTAGAGGGCCCAAAGTACAACTTTGTGACTTAAAGTCTGGATCCTGTTGCCACATTCTACagg GTCACAGACAAGAAGTATTGGCAGTTTCCTGGTCACCACGTTATGAATATATCTTGGCAACTGCAAG tGCCGACAGTAGAGTAAAATTATGGGATGTGAGGAGAGCATCAGGATGTCTGATTACTCTTGATCAGCATAATGGGAAAAACTCACAAGCTGTTGAATCAG CAAACACTGCTCATAATGGGAAAGTTAATGGCTTGTGTTTTACAAGTGATGGGCTTCACCTCCTCACTGTTGGTACAGATAATCGAATGAGGCTCTGGAATAGTTCCAATGGAGAGAACACACTa GTGAATTATGGAAAAGTTTATAATGACAGTAGAAAAGGATTGAAATTCGCTGTCTCCTGTGGCTGCAGTTCAGAATTTGTTTTTGTGCCATATGGTAGCACCATTGCTGTTTATACAATTTACTCAGGAGAACAGATAACTATGCTTAAGGGACATTATAAGAGTGTTGACTGCTGTGTATTTCAATCTAATTTCCAG GAACTTTATAGTGGCAGCAGAGACTGCAATATTCTTGCTTGGGTACCATCCTTATATGAACCAGTTCCTGATGATGATGAG AGTACAAGCAAATCACAGGTAAATCAAGCATTCGAAGATGCCTGGAGCAGCAGTGATGAAGAAGGATGA